The following coding sequences are from one Leptolyngbya sp. NIES-3755 window:
- a CDS encoding oxidoreductase molybdopterin binding protein (similar to AA sequence:cyanobase_aa:LBDG_29530) gives MLGKYFKKPEAEHGDRVPPGQRLATGFPVLTYGPTPQVDRATWQFRVWGLAQEKTFSWDDFMAMPQSEFTADFHCVTTWSKLDVQWIGVKVTDFMKYIEVDPKAVHIMEHCYGGYTTNIAIEDFVKEENFFAHTLFGEPLPPDHGGPLRLVVPHLYAWKSAKWLNGLEFLSKEDLGFWERNGYHHRGDPWKEERYSGRF, from the coding sequence ATGTTAGGCAAGTATTTCAAAAAACCAGAAGCGGAACATGGCGATCGCGTTCCTCCGGGTCAGAGACTCGCTACCGGATTTCCTGTCCTGACCTACGGACCTACCCCACAAGTCGATCGCGCTACTTGGCAATTCCGCGTTTGGGGACTCGCTCAGGAGAAAACCTTTTCCTGGGACGATTTCATGGCAATGCCCCAAAGCGAGTTTACCGCTGATTTTCACTGTGTCACAACCTGGTCAAAGCTTGATGTGCAGTGGATTGGGGTGAAAGTTACCGATTTTATGAAGTACATCGAAGTTGACCCCAAAGCGGTTCACATCATGGAGCATTGCTATGGAGGATACACGACAAATATTGCGATCGAGGATTTCGTCAAGGAAGAGAACTTTTTTGCTCACACCTTATTTGGTGAACCGTTGCCTCCGGATCATGGCGGTCCACTGCGATTAGTTGTGCCACATCTCTATGCTTGGAAAAGCGCGAAATGGCTCAACGGTTTAGAGTTCCTGTCGAAAGAAGACTTAGGATTCTGGGAGCGCAATGGCTATCATCACCGAGGCGATCCTTGGAAAGAAGAGCGCTACAGCGGTAGATTCTAA
- a CDS encoding hypothetical protein (hypothetical protein sll0846;~similar to AA sequence:cyanobase_aa:LBDG_26720) — translation MKKFIGQPLYNWYRTLLRNSKYRWIVIVGSLLYLVSPIDFVTDMIPVLGWIDDGVVVSILVAEASQILGEQLKQRKAKTTEATTH, via the coding sequence ATGAAAAAGTTCATCGGTCAGCCCCTCTACAACTGGTATCGCACACTGTTACGGAACTCGAAATATCGCTGGATTGTGATTGTCGGAAGCTTACTCTATTTGGTGAGTCCAATTGATTTTGTCACTGACATGATTCCGGTTCTGGGTTGGATTGATGATGGTGTGGTCGTGAGTATTCTTGTTGCTGAAGCTTCCCAAATTCTGGGTGAGCAATTGAAGCAGCGGAAAGCAAAAACAACAGAAGCTACTACTCACTAA
- a CDS encoding single-stranded-DNA-specific exonuclease RecJ (similar to AA sequence:cyanobase_aa:LBDG_48350) — MTDPVSQWQIHADSDVPEPFVQAVKQLAGIEGRYLPRLLWQRGIREVEQLAGYLFAANYQPTSAIEFGQEMQWAVRRLRQAIGRKEAIAIWGDFDADGVTSTAVLWDGLGQFFPQNEKLFYYIPNRFTESHGLSKTGIDQLKHVQVIVTCDTGSTNLEEIQYAQSLGIDVIVTDHHTLPELRPPVIAIVNPRSLEKDHPFASLSGVAVAYKLVEALYEALPDIPEKPIEHLLDLVAIGLIADLVELKGDCRYLAQKGIEQLQKQSTQEATRPGITRLLELCKRSGDRPTDISFGLGPRINAVSRIQGDAHFCVELLTSQDVQRCRELADETELANTRRKALQKDVLQQAKAKLAQIDLSTTGVIVLWDEQWSGGVLGLVAGQIAQEYGKPTILLTIDGEYAKGSARSTNRIDLYQLVKDQEHLLHRFGGHPFAAGLSLAIDNLPLFAQAINQRLLQQSDPPTPTIQADLCVTISELGLELYKELRLIEPCGMGNPIPKLLIQNCWFQAGRNMKLQDLRGRKVEYIRTPFTIWDETVEKGFHGVWWGHYAYELPTGRCDAIVELENNTYHKRYEVRLVAVRACDEVNVTANLQWLLDWRTQRTEEKAIELKTAPASWIEFQTWFRRAINQQLPLAIAYPQPTVIPATEIWQTLVGIAKYLSRTEKTATRQQFYDRLQIGDVALKAGIQALEQFGFHVTYENHCFKVTMSEVSHDKANTTIEQFLTAVREEQFYRQYFAQVPFSTIQAIASQWN; from the coding sequence ATGACTGACCCAGTTTCGCAGTGGCAAATTCATGCTGATTCTGATGTTCCGGAGCCGTTTGTTCAAGCGGTCAAGCAACTGGCTGGAATTGAAGGGCGGTATCTGCCTCGATTGTTGTGGCAACGGGGAATTCGAGAGGTTGAACAGTTAGCGGGCTATTTATTTGCAGCGAACTATCAGCCGACGAGTGCCATTGAATTTGGTCAAGAAATGCAGTGGGCGGTACGGCGATTGAGGCAAGCGATCGGGCGAAAAGAAGCGATCGCAATCTGGGGTGATTTTGATGCCGATGGGGTCACTTCAACGGCGGTGCTTTGGGATGGTTTGGGACAGTTCTTTCCGCAGAATGAAAAGCTGTTCTACTACATTCCAAATCGGTTTACTGAATCACACGGACTTTCTAAAACTGGGATTGATCAACTGAAACACGTCCAAGTGATTGTGACTTGTGACACGGGCAGTACGAACTTAGAAGAAATTCAGTACGCTCAAAGTTTGGGAATTGATGTGATTGTGACGGATCATCATACGCTGCCAGAATTACGCCCGCCTGTGATTGCGATCGTCAATCCTCGATCATTAGAAAAAGATCATCCTTTCGCTTCACTCTCTGGAGTTGCTGTCGCTTATAAGCTCGTGGAAGCCTTGTATGAAGCATTACCGGACATCCCCGAAAAGCCAATTGAGCATTTACTTGATTTAGTTGCGATCGGATTAATTGCTGATTTAGTTGAACTAAAAGGGGACTGTCGCTATCTAGCTCAGAAAGGAATTGAACAATTACAGAAGCAATCGACCCAAGAAGCAACTCGTCCGGGTATTACCAGACTGTTAGAACTGTGTAAGCGATCGGGCGATCGACCGACTGATATTTCGTTTGGCTTGGGTCCTCGAATCAATGCAGTAAGCCGAATTCAGGGTGACGCTCATTTTTGTGTGGAACTGCTAACGAGTCAGGATGTGCAACGCTGCCGAGAACTTGCGGACGAAACAGAACTTGCAAATACTCGTCGTAAAGCCTTGCAAAAAGATGTCCTACAGCAAGCAAAAGCAAAATTAGCTCAGATTGATTTATCTACAACAGGCGTGATTGTACTGTGGGATGAACAATGGAGCGGTGGTGTACTCGGATTAGTTGCAGGTCAGATTGCTCAGGAGTATGGGAAGCCGACGATTTTACTCACAATTGATGGTGAATATGCGAAGGGATCGGCACGATCGACAAATCGAATTGATCTTTATCAGTTAGTCAAAGATCAGGAACATCTGTTGCATCGGTTTGGAGGACATCCATTTGCAGCGGGACTGAGTTTAGCGATCGACAATCTTCCATTATTTGCTCAAGCGATCAATCAGCGTTTATTACAACAAAGTGATCCGCCCACTCCAACCATTCAAGCGGATCTTTGTGTCACGATTAGCGAACTAGGATTAGAACTCTACAAAGAGCTTCGATTGATTGAACCTTGTGGGATGGGCAATCCAATTCCGAAGTTATTGATCCAAAATTGTTGGTTCCAAGCAGGTCGGAATATGAAGCTTCAAGATCTGCGTGGACGCAAAGTGGAATACATTCGCACTCCGTTCACGATCTGGGATGAAACCGTTGAGAAAGGATTTCATGGAGTTTGGTGGGGACATTATGCGTATGAGCTTCCGACAGGTCGATGTGATGCGATCGTTGAACTTGAGAACAATACTTATCACAAACGGTACGAAGTTCGATTAGTCGCTGTTCGCGCTTGTGATGAAGTGAATGTGACTGCAAATCTGCAATGGTTATTAGATTGGAGAACACAGAGAACGGAAGAAAAAGCAATCGAGCTTAAAACCGCACCTGCAAGTTGGATCGAGTTTCAAACCTGGTTCAGACGAGCAATCAATCAACAGTTACCATTAGCGATCGCATATCCTCAACCGACTGTAATTCCAGCAACTGAAATTTGGCAAACTTTAGTCGGCATTGCTAAATATCTGAGTCGGACTGAAAAGACTGCAACTCGGCAGCAATTCTACGATCGCTTACAGATCGGTGATGTGGCTCTGAAAGCTGGAATTCAAGCTTTAGAGCAATTTGGATTTCATGTGACTTATGAGAATCATTGTTTCAAAGTCACGATGAGCGAAGTTAGTCACGATAAAGCCAATACTACGATCGAACAATTTCTAACGGCTGTGCGCGAAGAACAGTTTTATCGACAGTATTTTGCACAAGTTCCGTTTAGTACGATTCAAGCGATCGCGAGTCAGTGGAACTAA
- a CDS encoding hypothetical protein (similar to AA sequence:cyanobase_aa:LBDG_26750) → MLSFLITTLTTALGLLVVDLAIPGVTIASFPAALIAAVSVGLVNGSVKPVLSVLSLPINFLTLGLFSLVVNGLCFWLASLFVPGFVVHGFLAFILGPVVLSFATTFLNRYFVEKGIGTLPAKQ, encoded by the coding sequence ATGCTTAGTTTTTTGATTACAACACTGACAACCGCACTCGGTCTTCTGGTGGTTGATCTGGCAATTCCTGGAGTGACGATCGCTTCTTTTCCCGCTGCATTGATCGCGGCTGTCTCGGTCGGATTGGTCAATGGTTCGGTGAAGCCTGTACTCTCTGTGTTGTCTTTGCCGATTAACTTTCTGACTTTGGGATTGTTCTCGCTGGTCGTGAATGGACTGTGTTTCTGGTTGGCTTCGCTGTTTGTTCCAGGATTCGTCGTTCATGGTTTCTTGGCGTTTATCCTGGGTCCAGTGGTACTGTCCTTTGCAACAACTTTCCTTAATCGCTACTTTGTCGAGAAAGGCATTGGTACGTTGCCTGCCAAACAGTAG
- a CDS encoding hypothetical protein_761 (similar to AA sequence:cyanobase_aa:LBDG_26730), translated as MSNSLKDRLKTDLQSMKAEGGTRTSRIREIIQSAATQTLTELKEGATEIKSTASQSVSLIAQTFNNSESSEASLFDRLMAQVKTLDAKLLERYGDRYTTLKQRFGSFQTWYNNTKANAETVGTTPVEQKQAEIELKVADQGTIVARKEQQIRQQVKELLNTAISKR; from the coding sequence ATGTCTAATTCTCTCAAAGACCGCCTCAAAACAGATCTGCAATCGATGAAAGCAGAAGGCGGCACTCGAACCAGTCGCATCCGCGAAATTATCCAAAGTGCAGCGACCCAAACCCTGACCGAACTGAAAGAGGGCGCGACTGAGATTAAATCCACTGCCAGTCAAAGTGTTTCCTTGATCGCTCAAACTTTCAACAATTCTGAGTCTTCCGAAGCATCACTCTTCGATCGATTGATGGCTCAAGTGAAGACTCTGGATGCGAAATTGCTGGAGCGATATGGCGATCGCTATACCACTCTCAAACAACGCTTCGGATCGTTCCAAACCTGGTACAACAACACCAAAGCGAATGCAGAAACGGTTGGAACAACTCCCGTTGAGCAAAAGCAAGCTGAGATTGAATTGAAAGTTGCAGATCAAGGAACGATCGTTGCCCGCAAAGAACAGCAAATCCGGCAACAAGTGAAAGAACTGCTGAACACTGCAATTTCAAAACGCTAA
- a CDS encoding oxidoreductase (similar to AA sequence:cyanobase_aa:all2963), which translates to MAKTALITGASQGIGKATALELAKHGYDIVLVAREPERLGDVATEVRNLGQKAFVMPADVRDPEQIDQIVKSAIAQVGQIDVLVNNAAVYYMGPVEDASLEDWHTIIDTNLWGYIYTIRALLPHFLERKAGTIVNVVSIGGLDPIPYQVPYTTSKHALTGLTKSLRSELEPKGIHVCGIYPSFIRTELYERALFRGEDAKNRFEFMYKAFHSPVLETPEFVAQTLRNAIEHRKRDVLVGTANFWTAMFHVVPGVMKPIVRRVFGMKDAQRNLAQ; encoded by the coding sequence ATGGCTAAAACTGCTCTAATTACTGGCGCATCACAGGGAATTGGTAAAGCGACCGCTCTAGAACTTGCGAAGCACGGTTATGACATTGTTCTGGTGGCACGTGAACCAGAGCGGCTTGGAGATGTGGCAACTGAAGTGAGAAATTTAGGACAGAAAGCGTTTGTGATGCCAGCGGATGTAAGAGATCCGGAGCAGATTGATCAGATCGTGAAAAGCGCGATCGCTCAAGTCGGTCAAATCGATGTGTTAGTGAATAACGCCGCAGTCTACTACATGGGACCTGTCGAAGATGCTTCTTTAGAAGATTGGCATACCATTATTGATACGAATCTTTGGGGCTACATTTATACGATTCGTGCTTTGCTTCCTCACTTTTTGGAACGTAAAGCAGGCACGATCGTCAATGTGGTCTCGATCGGTGGACTTGATCCGATTCCTTATCAAGTGCCGTACACGACGAGCAAACACGCATTAACAGGTTTAACCAAATCTCTGCGATCGGAATTAGAGCCGAAAGGAATTCACGTCTGTGGCATCTATCCGAGCTTCATTCGGACGGAGCTTTATGAACGGGCATTGTTCCGGGGTGAAGATGCTAAGAATCGATTCGAGTTCATGTACAAAGCTTTTCATAGTCCAGTACTGGAGACACCGGAGTTTGTGGCTCAGACCTTACGGAACGCGATCGAGCATCGGAAGCGAGATGTTTTAGTCGGTACAGCAAACTTTTGGACAGCAATGTTCCATGTTGTTCCTGGGGTGATGAAGCCGATTGTTCGACGAGTGTTTGGCATGAAAGATGCACAGCGGAATTTAGCACAGTAG
- a CDS encoding 50S ribosomal protein L32 (similar to AA sequence:cyanobase_aa:LBDG_29520) has product MAVPKKKTSNAKRDQRKATWKRKANLQAQRALSLGKSILTGRAKGFVYPTEEEGSDEE; this is encoded by the coding sequence ATGGCTGTTCCTAAGAAGAAAACCTCCAACGCCAAGCGCGACCAGCGGAAAGCCACCTGGAAACGCAAAGCCAATCTGCAAGCTCAACGCGCCTTATCGCTGGGCAAATCGATTCTCACCGGACGGGCAAAAGGATTCGTCTACCCAACCGAAGAAGAAGGCAGCGACGAAGAGTAA
- a CDS encoding hypothetical protein (protein of unknown function UPF0057;~similar to AA sequence:cyanobase_aa:LBDG_26740) has translation MQLFRYLLAILLPPVAVFFTYGFSFTLIVSIALTLLGWVPGIIHALWAISKHDEKLNQSADSV, from the coding sequence ATGCAACTTTTTCGATACCTTCTCGCGATTTTACTGCCCCCTGTTGCAGTGTTCTTTACTTATGGGTTTAGCTTCACGTTGATTGTTAGTATTGCGCTCACGTTGTTGGGTTGGGTTCCTGGCATCATTCACGCGCTCTGGGCAATCTCGAAGCACGATGAAAAGCTCAACCAATCCGCTGATTCTGTCTAA